One Streptomyces umbrinus genomic window, TGCACCGGTCGCGCGTCGCCCTGGACAGCGGCGACGCAGGCCGCCGCGGCGGCATCGATGCGGTCGGTCTTGCGGCCTGCGCCGCGGGAGAGTTGACGGACACGGGCAGTGGCAGTGGGCGGGACGTCGACGACCCGTTCTCCCCGGGCGAGGAGCCATGACGTCAGGTGGTGTCCCAGGCCCCTGGCGTTCTCGACGGCCCATTGCCGCTGGTGCCACTGGCAGGCCCAGTCCAGCATGCGCTGGTATTCCTGGAGAGTCCCGTCGATGCGGATCGATGCCTGATCACGGTTGGTGCCTGGATCCACGGCCGTGGCTGTGTGGGTCGACTTGTGCGGATCGATACCGATCAGCATCATCGGCGGTCCTCTTCCTCGAACGTCGGGTCGGTGGAATCCGCAGCTGACATCCCGACTTCGAGAAACGTGGGGTGGCCGGTGCTCATGCCTCTGTTGAGTCAAGCCGCGAACGGATACCGGGCAGGTCGACACACCCAAAGAGAGCCAGCCCTTACGGGCGGCAGGAAGTACTCGAGTCAGCCTGCCCGGCGTCCTGCGGCACGTTACGGGCGGCCAACCCGATCACGAACACCGCTGCCCCCAATACAAGTCGGGAAGTACTGCCGCAGCAGGCCGTTGGTGTTCTCGTTCGAGCCGCGCTGCCAGGGGCTGGCCGGGTCACAGAAGTAGACGGGGATGTCGGTGGTGATGGTGAACTCGTGGTGGCGGCCCATTTCAACGCCTTGGTCCCAGGTCAGGGAGCGTTTCAGGTGCCCTGGCAGGGTCTTGACGGTCTCCACGGGGGGCGTCACGGACCAGCTCTGTGTTCCGGCCGTTTGGCAGGTGCAGGAGCATCACGTAGCGGGTGGAGCGTTCGACGAGGGTGCCGATGGCGGAGGCGCCGTCCTTACCGATGATGAGGTCACCTTCCCAGTGGCCGGGAACCGCGCGGTCGGCGGCCTCGGCAGGCCGTTCGCTGATTATGGCCATCGGCTCGCGGAAGCGCGGCTGGCGCTGTTGGGCCTGGCGGCGGGGCTTGCGCCGGACGCGGCCGGTCCGCAGCGCCTTGGCCAGCTCGCGGCGCAGTTCACCTCGGCCCTGGATGTAGAGGGCCTGGTAAACCGTCTCGTGGGCCACGTGCGTCTCCGGCCGGTCGGGGAACCGGGCCTGCAGGGCCTGGCAGATTTGTTCCGGGCTCCACCGTAGGTCCAGGTGGTGCTGGATGAAGTCGCGCAGCTGCGGGTTCTGGCGGATCTTCCCGGTCTTGGGGCGGGGCCGGCGGGCATCGGCGCGGGCCTGCGCGGCGTGCGGGCGGTAGTGCCTCTGGCCGCGCGGGTCGACCGTGCAGTTGCGGCGGATTTCCCGGCTGATCGTCGACGGGCTGCGGCCCAGCTCGGCGGCTATCGCACGGATCGTGGCTTTCTCCCGCAGCCGGTCGGCTAGGTGGATCCGTTCGGTCTCACGCAGATACCGGGACCGATCCGACGGGGGCGCCATCGGCCGCTGAGCCGGGGGCGCCCCCTTGGTCCTGCTGGTCGGGTTGCGGCCGTTCCGCCACCGCTTGCCGGTGCGGTAGTTGATCCCGACGATCCGGCACGCTTCGTAGCTGGTCAGGCCCTGATCCATGAGCCGGAAGTATTCCTCCCGCTCACGGACCAGCTTCTTGCGGCCTTGGGCCACCGTCCGCACCTTGCGGATCTCGAACTCCATCGCACCCCTTGAACTGGGGTGTTGCGACGACTCCTAGAACCCAAGATCCGAAGGGCGGGGCCTTCTCCGTACCCAGGCGGCCCACGCCGTCTAGATCAACTGCCTAGCGTTGATTTTTCGCTGAAAGCTACGGACGGTCCGACGGCCAGGTGGGGCCAAAAGAACCTGGAACAACCGTCCCCGACCCACCCCGCCCTGGGGCCAAATCACGTTGCCCGAGTGGGGCCAGAACTAGGGTCTGACACAAGTTCCGTGAGCTGACTATGCTCGGTGATCGCCGATCTCCCGCTTGCTGAGGGACTCACCGACCGGCCAGAGGTTCGGTTGGCTGAGATACTCCGGTCCTGTGACTTCTTCAGACCTTGCTCAACAGATCCATGCTGCGTCCCATCTGACCGGTGATTTCGTACTCCGCTCGGGACGTAGGGCCTCGGAGTACTTCGACAAGTACCGCTTCGAAGGCGACCCTGTTCTCCTTGATGCCATCGCGCAGGCGATGGCCACGCTCGTGCCGAAGGGCACGGAGGTGCTGGCTGGCCTCGAGATGGGTGGTATCCCGGTCGTCACCGCGCTCGGCCGACACACCGGCCTTCCCTGCGCCTTTGTTCGCAAGCAGGCCAAGTCGTATGGAACGCGCCGCCTGGCTGAAGGCGCGGACATCGCCGGGCGCCGAGTGCTTGTCGTAGAGGATGTAGTCACTAGCGGTGGTCAGATCGTGTTGTCTACCGCCGAGTTGCGTGCCCTGGGTGCGGACGTTCGCGAGGCGCTCTGCGTCATCGACCGTCTGCAGGGCGGGACCGAGGCGCTTGCGGCCGAACAAATCCACCTGCTGTCACTCCTGACTGCGGATGATCTGAGAGCTGCTGCCTGAGGCAGAGGTGGGCCCGTCAGGGCCCGTCAGGCGAGGAGGACTCGCTTCCGGAGCAGGGCAAAACCTGCCCGGCCGAACATCTGGCGCTTGAGCATCTTGATCCGGTTGACTGCTCCTTCGACCGGGCCGGAGTTCCAGTCGGTGGTCAGCCCGGCGGTCACGGCGTCGAAGCCGCTGTGCAGGTCGGTAGCGAAGCTGCTGATGCCGGGCAGGTTGGCCTCCGTGGCCTCGGTGATCCATGCGGGTAGGCGGGAGCCGCTGAGTGTCGTGAGCATCTCCGCGAACGAGCCGGTCAGCTCGGCTGCGGACGCCAGCTCGGGGCAGTGGTGGAGTACGGCCTTGCGGTGCAGTTTCTCCTCCTCGGTGAGGGTGGCCGGGTGCCGGGTGAGCCAGCCGGTCACCTTCCGCACTGACGGCGGTGGCGGGGCGGGTGTGAAGCCTTCCTGCCGGGGCAGGTCGCGCCGGGCCCAGTCGCGGACGGTGGAGTCGTGGCCGCGGAAGCCGCGGGCGGTGATCTCGCGGTGGAGGTCGAGGATGGTCACTTTTCCGTCGGTTTCGGCCCAGCGTTGTGTCAGGTAGGGCTTGAACGGGTCGAGTTTGCTGGGGAGTTGGCGCTTGCGGCCTTTTACCATGTCCTGCCAGCGGGCGGCGCGGGCGTATCGCTGGACGGTGTGGCGTCCCCAGCCCAGGTGGCGGGCGATGTGGCGGATTCCCATGTCCTGGTCGAGGAGTTCATGGACGAGGGCGTGGTGGGCGCGGGCTCGCTCGGCGAACCTGCCGGTCGGATCCTCCTCTTCGTCGTCCTGGTCGGAAGTTGCTTCGATGGGCGTCTCCCACTCCGGCTCGGGTTCTGGGCCGGCCGGTGGAATATCGTGCAGGCAGGTGCGGTGGGCAGCGACGGTCTTCTCGACTGCGGTGGCTAGGTTCTGCCAGAGGGTACTGGTGGGCCGTCGGCGAGGTACCTGTTGAGCAGGTCCTTTTCCAACGGCCCCCAGCCCGAACCGGGCATGCGGCTTGTCACCGCACCCGGCTCTCCAGTGACTGCTCCGTGCGTGCTGGGACAGGACTCCTGTCGTGGATGTCCGCGTGACAACTACCGCAGACCACAAGGGCCTTGCGCTTCCGCGCGGCCATGAGATCTGCCCACGGTGGCCGGTTTCCCGATCGTCCGAGATCAGCGAGCTTGGCGACGTGGTGAACTTCCACCTCATCGACGCGTCCGCAGGACTCCCACGCCCGGCAAGGAGCCGGGTGACCAGCTCCTTGCGTTTGGTGTTGACCGGGGCCAACTGACGGTCGTTGAGGGCCGTCTTCTTGTCCTGTCGCAGCGGGATTCCTCCGAAACGTCCGACCAGAGGCTTCCTGCCGGTGCGTTCGACGCGGGCCTCGAAGCACTTGCGTAGCCCGTGTGGTGTCTCGATGGTGGCCGCGTACTTGCGGGCCATCTTCGACACCGACGAGCGGTGCTTGTTGGCGAGCGTCATCAGCATCGAGGTCTCCATGACCCATTGCAGCCGGGCGAGCCGGAAGACGTCGCCGGCCAGCAGGTAGTACTGGACGGTGCTGCGGTACTCCGACCCGTAGGTGCTGACGATGACGTGGTCGTCCTGGTTCAGCAGCTCGGGCCGACGCGCGGGTTTGCCGCGCTTCATGTACTGGGCCTGCTTGGCAGATACCACCGAACGAGGGACACGCAGACGGATGGTCCCATTGACAGAGCGGCGTCTGCCGGAGACCTTCCGGTCGTTGTGCAGCACGGTGATGTCGTAGCCGAGGAACTTCGCTGCCCGGGTACGGGCGTGCGTGATCAGCGTCTTCTCCGGCGACATTTCCAGCTTGAGTTCCTCACGCAGGAAGTGCGCCAGCCGCTGTTTGATTTCCTCTGCTTCTGCCTTCGGTCCGGCAAACCCGAGTAGCGTGTCGTCGGCATAGCGCACATACCTCAGTCGCCGGTATCCGGGGTCGAGGTCGGTGCAGACGGCGTCCGGCTGTTGAGTGCCGTGTACGGCGATGATGCACCGCACCGGCTGCGGAACCTGCCGGGAGTGCAGGTCCTGAGGCAGGTGTGGTTACAGCAGTACTGGTTCGATGAAGAGGGGCAACTGCGCTGGCGCGAGCCGAAGTCCACTCAGGATCGGCGATCCAGGCGGGAGACTCCACGTCGGTCCAGCGTCGCGGAGGCCCAGGGCCGGCCGGATCCCGCGGTCGCGCGGGTGCCATGGGCCAGCGTGGAGATCATTACCCCGCACGATGCCGAGGCCCGCTTCAGCCGGAAGGTCGTCTCATCCGGGGCCCGATCTTGGATCGGCTACCGCGATCACCAGACGGAGACGTGCGACGGCACCGGCCCGAACGTGATCGTCCAGGTTGTCACGGCCCCCGCGCCGGAACAGGACATCGATGCTCTCCCACGGATCCATCAGGGCCTGGCGGTCCGGGGGTTCCGCCCCGTGGAGCATCTGGTCGACGGAGGCTACATCAGCCCCTCCACCATTCACACGGCGATCACCGGGTACGGAATCAGGCTCACCGGTCCCATTCGCACGGTGTCCAGCAATCGAGAGCATCCCGGCTTCGACAAACGCCACTTCCGGCCCAACTGGGAGCAGCACACCCTCACCTGCCCGCGCGGCGAAACCAGCTTTCCCTGGAATGAGACCTTTCTGGACGGCCGTCCGCAGTACTCGGTGCGCTTCCCGACGGCTGTCTGCCGGGCCTGCGCCGACCGCGCACTCTGCACCGGCAACACGGTCAACAGAGGCCGACACGTCATGCTCCTTCCCCGCCCCCTGGAGGAGATCCAGAATCAGGCGCGCCAGGAGCAGGAGACCAGCGCCTGGCGTGAGCGATACGCGATGCGGGCCGGCTGCGAAGCCACGGTCTCCGAGACCGTCCACGCTCACGGCCTGCGCAACTGCCGCTACCGGGGAATCGCCAAGACACATGTCCAACACGTCCTGACCGCCGCCGGAACCAACATCATCAGGCTCAGCGGCTGCTTCCCACCCGGCGCTGCGCCGTCACGACCATCTCGACCCGCCAGTCCATTCCAACTCCTCTGCCGAAAACTGATGTTCAGCACCTCACGAGCTCGGTGAAGATCACCAACAGCATCCGGAACTTGTGCCAGACCCCAATTGAAGTTGCCACAAACCCCCTGAGGCAACGACTCCACCGACGCCCCGGCGATGGTTCGCCGCATCGTCGCAACCCCGCGGTTCCGGCCGTTTGTACGCCCTTTGTTGCCATCCGCACGTATCTGAGCTGCCCCTGCTGTCCGCGCTCGTTACTCCTGAACCAAGGGCGCGCGTGCGGAGGAGGGGGCTCATGGTTCTGTCGATCAATGTGGCGGTTCTCCTGGCGGTCATCATCATTGTCCGGCTTCGTCGCCGTACTGAGGCGCGGAAGCGATCCGACGAACAGCTGACCGTTGTCATCGTGTTGGTGTTCGGCGTGTTGGTTGCTCCGACGGCCTTCGGGCAGGGAGTCGCCGATGTGGTCGGGCAGCTCGCGGATGGCATTACCGAGTCGGGCCGTTGAGTCTTCTCTTCAGGGTGTGTTCCAGGCCGAGAAGGAATCTCATCTGGTTCCGCTGCCCTGCGGAACGCGGGGCACACGCACCCATACGGGTATCGGGCCAGACGGTGCCCGGAGCACACGGCAGCCGCATGGAGCCGCTGGCTTGAGCAGTACTGCTGCGGGCGCTCGTCGGTCCGCATGGGGCGCCGAGGCGCAGGGGCCGATCGTGACGCTCTTTCGTACGTTGGCCGGATGGAGGTGCGATGTCCACGCAGACCCATCGCCTGACCATCACCGAGCTTGCCAGCAGCGACGACATCGCGGTCCTGCGGGTCAGTGGCGAACTCGACCACACCTGCGAGGAGTTCTTCCTGCGCACCCTCGGTGCCAGCGTCGACGCCGGGCATCGCTCCCTGGTGCTGGACGTGACGGCTCTCGTGTTCTGTGATTCGCGGGGGCTCAACTGCCTGCTCGCGGTCCGCTGGCTGCTGGAACGCAGGAACGGCAAGATCCTTCTGGCCGGGGCGGGGCGTCGCTTGACGGAGCTGCTGGTGCAAACAGGCAGCATTGAGCTATTGCCCGATTGGCCAACGGTCGGCCAAGCGCTCAGGGAGCTGCCCGCTGAGCATCGCCCTGCCTGGCCTCCCCCGCCGCACAGTGACGGGCCGTCGTGATCTCCGGGAGTTACCACAGCCGCCTGCACCTTCACCGCGGCAACGCACGGAGGTCAGCGGGGAGCCCTGGCACGAGTGGTGTGGGGCTCCGGTCACGACGCCGGCACCTTCAGCCCGGATCCGTGCACCCGAACGGGCCCGCGTGTCCCGGGGCAGCTGGGTGAGGATGTCGGCTGGTCGTGCGCCCTGGTCCGCCTCTTGGGCGACGGCACGCTTCCGCGCCGTCCCCTGGTCCCGCTGCGCCGGGTGTTCGCGGTGCCGGAGGTGGTAGCGGAGATGGCGGAGAGCTTGGTGCGGTCCTGGCGTACGCCCGCCGGCGAGTACGGCGCGGAGTGGGACCAAGCCCGCGAGGTGCGCACCGCGATCGAGGCGTTCCGGCAGTCGGTGCGGTAGCCCGGCGACACTGGCGGCAAGTGCGGCTGAGCGGGCTGTTGGCCCCTCCGAGCGTCACGTTGGCCGCCGGGTCGAAGTCAGACGGTTGCGGGTGAGTCGGTGGTCAGCTCGTCGGCGTGCTCGCCTGTGGCGAGGTAGACCACGTGCCGGGCCACGGACACGGCATGGTCGGCGAACCGCTCGTAGTAGCGGCCGGCCAGCGTGGTGTCCACGGCCGTTTCCACGCCGTGGTGCCACTGGTCGTCCAGCAGATGCTGGAAGATCAGGCGGTGGAGTTCGTCCATGCGGTCGTCGTCCTGTTCCAGCTGGAGTGCCGCTTCGACATCGTGGGTGATGAGTACCTCGGCGGCCTGCGCCATCAGGCGCTGCGCCAGCTGGCCCATTTCCAGGATGGTGCGGCGCAGGTCGCGCGGTACTGCCCGCTCGGGGTAGCGCCGCCGGGCCAGCTTGGCCACATGCTGGGCCAGGTCTCCCGAGCGTTCCAGGTCCGCGCTCATCCGCAGTGAGGTGACCACGATCCGCAGGTCCGTGGCGACCGGCTGCTGCCGCGCCAGCAGCGCGATCGCCCGGTTCTCCAGGTCGCGTTGCAGATCATCGACCTTCTCGTCGGCTGCGATCACGCTCTCGGCGAGCTGCAGGTCGGCATCGAGGAGAGCAGTGGTGGCCCGACCGATGGCCGAGCCGACCAGGTGGGCCATGTCCACCAGGCTGTCAGTGATCGATTCCAGCTCTTCGTGATACGCAGTCCGCACTGCGCGCCTCCCTGTGTCGAGTCCGTCCCCAGCCTCCGCTGGTTGCCAGGCTCGCACACCTCACGCACGTGGCCAGCGGCCGACCAGCGTCCTCAGCCACAGGAACCCGGCAGGCGGCCGCGCTCCGTTAAGCGCGCGTGCTGACGTAGCGCGCAGTCGGACCCCACCGCCACATCACCGGCGCCGTGCACCACTGGCACAGAGGGGAGCCACCGCTGCCGTACCTGTGGGTCTTGCGACCTGTTAACTGCACCTTCTCTGACTCGTTGAGCGAGGGGACGAGATCCCCTGAGGAGAGTCTGTTGCAGAAATTTCACCACGCCCTGATCGAGGGACGGGTCGACATCCCTCGGGTGGGGTGTGTCATTGAAGTAGAGACGTCGTACCCCCGCTATGTGGTGTTGGATTCGAGTAATTGTCAATACCTGTGGATCAGTTGAGGTGGATCACGCTGCGAGGGTCTCGTCTCGTTCGACGAGGAGGCCGTTCTCGAAGCGGGCGCCGGCTCGAACGAGGGCGACGAGGTGCGGTGCGGTGACCGCTCGCCAGCGGGCCTGGGCGGACTCAACGAGTTTGAAGCCATCGCGAGGGCTGCGGCCGGGCTGCCGGCGCCGCGGGTGACCTTGGTCCGAAGCTTCACGGTGGAGAAGGTCGACTCGATCGGATTCGTCGTCCTCAGATGGACCCAGTGCTCGGCGGGGAAGTCGTAGAACGCCAGCAGCTCGTCGACCTCGCCGGTGATCTTCTTGACGGCCTTGGGGAACTTCGCCCCGTACGCCTTCTCGAACGCGGTGACCGCCTTCTCGGCGTGCGCACGGTCCTCGGCGTTGTAGATCTCCTGCAGAGCCTTCTTCGCGCCGGGCTGCGCGGACTTCGGCAGCGCGTTCGAGACGTTCCTTGTTTTGTGAACCCAACACCTCTGGTGCCTGGCCTGCGGAAACACCTCCGCCAGCGCCCTCCACAGGCCCATCGCACCGTCGCCCACGACGAGGGCCGGATCGCGCATGCCCCGGCGGCGGCAGTCCCGCAGCAGGTCGGCCCACGACTCCGTCGACTCCCGCAGGCCCTCGGCCAGCGCGATCAGCTCCTTGGTGCCGTCCAGGCGCACGCCCATCAGGACCAGGACGCAGGAGTGGGCCTGGCCGAGGCGAACCTTGGGGTGGACGCCGTCGGCCCAGACGTAGATGTAGTCGGATTCGGCCAGGTCACGGCGCTGGAACTCGGCGTGGTCGGCGGCCCACTGCTGCGTCAGCCGGGTCACCGTGGCCGGCGACAGCCCGGCCGAGGAGCCCAGGAACTGTTCCATCGCGGGCACGAAGTCGCCCGACGACAGGCCGTGGAGATAGAGCAGCGGCAGCACCTCGCTGATCTTCGGGGACTTCCGGCACCACGGCGCCAGGATCTTCGAGGAGAACCGCTGACGTTCACCCGTCGTCTCGTCGACCCGCTTGTCGTTCACGCGCGGGGCGGCCACCTCAACCGGCCCAGCAGCCGTGGTCACGGTCCGCGGCCGGTGCCGGCCGTTGCGGACCACCAGTCGGCGACCGGCCTCGTCACGCTGCCCGGCGAGCTCGGCTATGTACTGGTCCACCTCCGCCTCCAGAGCGGCGGCCGGCATCCGCCGAGCACCCTCGCGGACGATCTCGTCGATCACAGAACCGGACTCGGTGGTGCCGTCTTCATTGACTACGCTGAGGACGGGCGTGCCTTCCCGACCCGCGTTCGCAGCGCGGGCCTACTCGGTGACTTGACGATCACTCACTCGGGAAGGTACGCCCTTCGCGCGTCCTCCAGAGGAGCTGATCCACAAGTCCTGAGCATTGCTCCCCGAGCTGCCGCACCGGACAGAGGACGAGGGCCGCACCGGCACCGCCCACGTGACGAAACCCCAGGTGAGCGACCGGTCCGGGTCCCCCGTGGCATGGGCGCGGAGTCTGCAGGGGGCCGCCGGGAACGCCGCGATGGCCCGAGTGATCGGCCGGACGAGGGCGCGGGGGACGGTCGTACAGCGGAAGTTCCCTGGACCGAACGCGGCCGACCGGCCTCACACCGACGACCCGACCGCGCACCCGGAGTGGTCCGTGTACCGCGCGCTGATGACGGACGCGGGGTTCTCCGAGAACGTGGTGGAGAACCTGTGGTCGCTCCTGATCGGCGGGCTGCGCGAGCAGGAGACCATCAACTCCGCGTCGGCGGACCCGTCGCTCACCCGGACGGAGCGGCGGCTACGGCGCGAGGGCAACGAGTGGTACCAGCAGGCAGGGTCGACGGCGAGAACACCGCCTACCTCTGGCGGGCCGGCAAGCTGATCAACCTCCGCACACTGGGCGGCCCGTCCAGCTTCCCCACCGCGATGAACGACCGGGGCCAGGTCGTCGGCCTGAGCACGACCAAGGACGGCCGCAGGAAGGCCTTCCTGTGGTCCAAGGGACGCATGCGCAAGCTCCCGCTGGACGACGCCTCGGGCATCAACAACCGCGGCCAGGTCGCCGGCGGCAGGCTGCACGGCGCCACCGGGTTCCACGCGGCCCGGTGGCACAAGGGCAAGGTCACCGACCTGGGCGCCCGGGCGTTCGACCGCAGCAACACCTACGGCATCAACAACCGGGGCTGGACCCTCGGCTGGACGCTCTCCGCCGACCGCTCCGAACGCGGCACGCTCTGGCGCAAGCGCAAACTGACCGACCTGGGCACCCTGGGCGGGTCGACCACCCGGCTCGTGGCGATCAACGACCGGAACCAGATCCTGGCCGAGTCACAGCTCGCCAACGGCCAGGTCCACCCGGCCCTGTGGCAGCGAGGCCGCTGGACCGACCTCGCCGCCAAGGGCATCACCACCGAAGGCGAGGTCGTCGACATCAACGACCACGGCACGATCGCCGCCTCCATCCGCCCCGTCTTCGGCATCTCCCACGCCGTCCTCTACCGCAAGACCCGCTGACGGCGGCTCGGCTACGAGAATCGATCCCAGCCCGAAGTCTTCGGGGCGAGCGGGTTCCGATAGGGGAGGTCGACGACGCGGACGTTGACGTGGTCGACCCACGGCCACTTGAAATAGCCGGAGTTCACGCCGTGTGTCACGCCGGCTTCTCCCACCGCGGCACCGAGACCAATACCTAGGGAAGCCTGTGCGTACGAGGCGAGCTCGCCGTCGAAGCTGCGCTCCACACCTGCCGCCAGGGTGCCCCCGCCGCCGAGGTGGCCGCCGAGGGACGCCTGGGCGTATGTGCCGCTTCCACCGTTGATCTGGTCCGCGGAGCCACTGTTGTACATGAGACCGATGTCCGCGGCGGCGAAGGCGCCTTCCGTGCCGAATTGCTTCACACCGGCGTTGAAGGTGAAGCCGTTGGAGTCCATCGAGAGGCAGGCGTTGGCCCCGGCACCGTAACCGGCGGCAATCGCCACCGATGGACAGATGGACGTCGAGCCCTTGGCGTCGGAGTTGTTCAAATCCTCCGTGACGATAGGCCGATCGAATTGTACGGGCTCGGCGGGCTTGGACTTGGACTCTGGCTTGGACGTGGGCTTCGCCTTGGGCTTGACGTAGCGCGGGTTGATGTCCCTCGGATCAAAGAGGTTCGGCTTCCTGGGCTTGTTGAGAATACAGCCAAAGCTGCCGAAAGGCGGGCACCGTCGTTTCCATACCCTCATCGAGGCCTTGTAGATGGCCATCTTCCAGTTGTAGTAGCCCATGGTCTTGGCGGCCGAACGGCTCGGTGCGGCATCGCTGCCATCGAGATCGATGAAGTACTTCAGACCATCCGGGTCGGTCATGGTGGTGGGGTTGTTGATGGCGTAGGCGTACGCGTTGAGCTGCTGCGGATCCTTGGGATCCAGAACGGGGTCGACGGAGAGGAAGCGGCCGAGGTTCGGGTCGTATTGGCGGACGCCGAGCTGGGTGAGGCCCGAGGGCAGTTCGGTGCCGCCGACGAAGCCGCGGGAGCCCGTCCAGGCGGGCTGGGTGCCGCGAGGGTTGCCGAAGGGGTCGCTGCGGCGCAGGGCCGTCGCGGAGTCGGCGGCGTTGACGATGACCCCGTCCGTGCCGTGGTGGTCGGGGCTGAGCCACTTGAGCCCGCCGGCATCGCGGACGGCGATCGTGCGACCCGAGAACGTGTAGTGGCGGGTGCTGGCGGATCGGCGGGTGGTCTTGTCGTAGCGGATCTCGTCGCCGCCGAAATAGACGGTGGTGGCGCCGGTGTCCGTGCTGGCGATCAGGCCCTGATCGGCGTCGTAGCTGTTCGTGGTCGTGACCGAGCCCGAGGTGATGGTCTCGAGCTTGCCTTGCGGGCTCCAGGTCAGGGTCTGGGTCCCCGATGGCCCGGGCCGGGTGGTCATGTTGCCGGTCTCGTCGTAGTCGTAGGCGCCCGCGGCGGTCACCGCGGTCCCGCCTGCGGTGATCGAGGAAACCGTGTTGGGCTGTTCCTCGTCGTCGTCCGGGTAGTTGTAGCGGCTGGTGGTGGCCGTCGCGGCGGCTCCCGAGCCAACGCCGTGCTGGGTCGCGGAGAGCCGGTTGCCGACGGCGTCGTAGGTGTAGCTCGTCCAGTACGGCGCCGGTCCGCCGCCGCTGTTGCCCGGCGAGCCACAGGTGGCGGCGGTGGTGGTCCAGGCGTCGCTGAGGCGCCGGAGCCCGTCGTAGGTGAAGCACTGCACGTCGGCGGTGCCGATCTCCGGCCGGTCGGCGACCGAGGTGACGTTGCCCGCCTTGTCGTAGCTGTAGTTCAGATCCTGCACGCTGCCCGGCTGGCCGCCCTGACGCTGGACGACAGCCCGGTCGAGCCACCGGGTGCCCTGCTTGTAGTAGAAGGTCTGTGCGACCTGCTGGGCTGTCTGGCCTGATGCCGGTAGGTCACCGAACTGGATCTGGGACAGTTCGCCGAATTCCGAGTAGGCGGTGTCGTACACGTACTTGAAGCCGCTGTTGGCCTTCATCTCGAAGGGAAGGCCAAGGCTGTCGTAGCCGTAGGTGAGGGTCTCCTCTGCGACACCGGGCAATGCGGGCAGGGTGACAGTAGCCGGGCTGCCGTCGACCTTGTACGTCGACTTGGTGGTAAGGCTGATGTTCAGCGGGGACAGGCTGGAGGGCAAGGTGAGCGTCTTGCCGGTGGGTCGGTAGGCGGCGTCATATCCGGTGATCGCCGTTGTGTATTTCTCGGTGCCGACATAGCGAGTCGACGAGGTGAGCTGTCCCTTGAAGAGGGTGTCGTATGTCCAGTTCGCCAGCACCTTCGGGCCGTTGGCCGTCTCAAGGCGTTCCTCGATCTTGCGGCCGAGAGCGTCGTGCCGGTAGCCGAGGGT contains:
- a CDS encoding transposase, with amino-acid sequence MGIRHIARHLGWGRHTVQRYARAARWQDMVKGRKRQLPSKLDPFKPYLTQRWAETDGKVTILDLHREITARGFRGHDSTVRDWARRDLPRQEGFTPAPPPPSVRKVTGWLTRHPATLTEEEKLHRKAVLHHCPELASAAELTGSFAEMLTTLSGSRLPAWITEATEANLPGISSFATDLHSGFDAVTAGLTTDWNSGPVEGAVNRIKMLKRQMFGRAGFALLRKRVLLA
- the pyrE gene encoding orotate phosphoribosyltransferase; translation: MTSSDLAQQIHAASHLTGDFVLRSGRRASEYFDKYRFEGDPVLLDAIAQAMATLVPKGTEVLAGLEMGGIPVVTALGRHTGLPCAFVRKQAKSYGTRRLAEGADIAGRRVLVVEDVVTSGGQIVLSTAELRALGADVREALCVIDRLQGGTEALAAEQIHLLSLLTADDLRAAA
- a CDS encoding transposase yields the protein MEIITPHDAEARFSRKVVSSGARSWIGYRDHQTETCDGTGPNVIVQVVTAPAPEQDIDALPRIHQGLAVRGFRPVEHLVDGGYISPSTIHTAITGYGIRLTGPIRTVSSNREHPGFDKRHFRPNWEQHTLTCPRGETSFPWNETFLDGRPQYSVRFPTAVCRACADRALCTGNTVNRGRHVMLLPRPLEEIQNQARQEQETSAWRERYAMRAGCEATVSETVHAHGLRNCRYRGIAKTHVQHVLTAAGTNIIRLSGCFPPGAAPSRPSRPASPFQLLCRKLMFSTSRAR
- a CDS encoding STAS domain-containing protein, translated to MSTQTHRLTITELASSDDIAVLRVSGELDHTCEEFFLRTLGASVDAGHRSLVLDVTALVFCDSRGLNCLLAVRWLLERRNGKILLAGAGRRLTELLVQTGSIELLPDWPTVGQALRELPAEHRPAWPPPPHSDGPS
- the phoU gene encoding phosphate signaling complex protein PhoU, which translates into the protein MRTAYHEELESITDSLVDMAHLVGSAIGRATTALLDADLQLAESVIAADEKVDDLQRDLENRAIALLARQQPVATDLRIVVTSLRMSADLERSGDLAQHVAKLARRRYPERAVPRDLRRTILEMGQLAQRLMAQAAEVLITHDVEAALQLEQDDDRMDELHRLIFQHLLDDQWHHGVETAVDTTLAGRYYERFADHAVSVARHVVYLATGEHADELTTDSPATV